The proteins below come from a single Micropterus dolomieu isolate WLL.071019.BEF.003 ecotype Adirondacks linkage group LG05, ASM2129224v1, whole genome shotgun sequence genomic window:
- the usp24 gene encoding ubiquitin carboxyl-terminal hydrolase 24 isoform X5, whose product METEEEQHITTLLCMGFPDPDVIRKALRLAKNDINEAVALLTNESPGLGYGYEPMESGPAPGLGSSGDGENSGRTGTGGFDPPPAYHDVVDSERSNDENGNCSGGSMEFPTTNLYELESRVFTDHWSIPYKREESLGKCLIASTCLARHGLADADENCKRFMDRCMPEAFKKLLTSSAVHKWGTEIHEGIYNMLMLLVELVAERVKQDPVPVNLMGVLTMAFNPDNEYHFKNRMKACQRNWAEVFGDEANMFAVSPSNTYQKEPHGWLVDLVNRFGELGGFTAIQTKLNTDEIEIACVSALVQPLGVGAEYLNSSLVQPMLDPVIHKMITYVQNLEEKDLKDKRLVSIPDLLSAIKLLCMRFQRDLVTVVDDLRLDTLLRMLKTPHFSTKMNSLKEVTKLIEESTVSKTVKNAIDTDKLLDWLVENSVLSIALEGNIDQAQYCERIKGIIELLGSKLSLDELSKIWKIQAGQSSTVIENIHTIIAAAAVKFSFDQLTHLFVLIQKSWEIESDRVRQKLLSLIGRIGREARSETTTGKVLEVLWELAHLPTLPTSLVQQALEEHLGILSDAYAVKETVKRSYIIKCIEDIKKASQQSSPQAVWVVPALRQLHEITRSFIKQTYQKQDKSIIQDLKKNFEIVKLITGSLVCCHRLAVTAGGNNGLSSSTLVDGRYTYQEYLDSHLRFLAFFLQEASLYLVWNRAKELWECLVSGPDVCELDREMCFEWFTKGQHDLESDVQQQLFKEKILKLEPYEITMNGFNLFKTFFENVNLCDHRLKRQGTQLCVERLDLAGMDFIWRIAMETPDEEIANEAIQLIITYSYTNLNPKMKKDSVSLHKKFIADCYKRLEAASSALGGPTLTHAVTRATKMLTATAMPTVATSVQSPSRYRGGFGSTKLVIIERLLLLAERYVITIEDMYSVPRTILPHGASYNGHPVTLHITYESTKDTFTLETHSNETVGSIRWKIAEHLSCPVDNVQIFANDSVLTMNRDQKLLSQLGFSDEQSLTVKSSGTGTPSGSSESSASASSSSSSAVFNSAYALEQEKSLPGVVMALVCNVFEMLYQLANLDESRITIRVRKLLLLIPTDPEVQDALDNFVPKESSVWSHQKTLFQGTGSRSPSIASKQQHQPSAASILESLFRSSAPGMSTFRVLYNLEVLSSKLMPTSDDEMAKTSSKSFCENFLKAGGLSLVVNVMQRDSIPSEVDYETRQGVYSICLQLARFLLVGQSMPAVLDDDVIRDGEALSSRPFRNAGRTGRQLSLCGTPEKSSYRQMSLSERSSIRVEEIIPAARVAIQTMEVGDFTSTVACFMRLTWAAAAGRLDLVGSPQPIRETHSSLLPQGVRTRVSSTGSNCSSSSEGETTPTALHAGICVRQQSVSIKDAIIAREALSLLVTCLQLRCQQLCSFYNLPSVNDFIIDILLGSPSGEIRRVACDQLYTLSQSDTSAFAEVQKPNLFLLSVILTAQLPLWSPTSVMRGVNQRLLSQCTEYFDLRCQLLDDLTTSEMEVVKVSAATMLEDEISWLDNFEPSWSSEMETSEADNILLAGHLRLIKTLLSLCGNEKEHLGERKQGPSLIQQLLDDFLFRASRIIINSSNPTPSPAPSHDFHPKCSTASSRLAAYEVLVMLADSSLSNLRLITRELMSMHHQSDPSLCKEFDYLPPVESRSVSGFVGLKNGGATCYMNAVFQQLYMQPGLPEAFLSIEDDTDQPEESVFYQVQSLFGHLMESKLQYYVPENFWKIFKMWNKELYVREQQDAYEFFTSLVDQLDEHLKKMGREQIFKNTFQGIFSDQKICKDCPHRYEREETFMALNLGVTSCQSLEISLDQFVRGEVLEGSNAYYCEKCKEKRTTVKRTCIKSLPSVLCIHLMRFGFDWESGRSIKYDEQIRFPWVLNMEPYTVSGMARQDCSGEGGEGRGDGTSGGSPRKKVTISENYELVGVVVHSGQAHAGHYYSFIKDRRGGARGRWYKFNDNVVEEFDMNDETLEYECFGGEYRPKVYDQSNPYPDVRRRYWNAYMLFYQKISDQNSPVLPKKSRVSIMRQEAEDLTLSAPSSPDVSPQSSPRPPRANNDRLTLLTRLVRKGEKKGLFVEKMPASIYQMVRDENLKFMRNRDVYNSDYFNFTLSLASVNATKLKHPDYQPMAKESLQLAVHFLFHTYLHTKKKLRVDTEEWMATVEVLLSKSCEACQWMVQYLVEPEGREITRVCLLECSVREVRVVVAAILEKTLESALHFRDPGLDSLTDALLSLLDKDVPENVKNCAQYFGLFSNFAQRGCGPCQLLLKHSAYRRMLIFLLGPNRQNNQNRRWSPAQAREFLHLHSTLALITLHSELGPQRTQAPEGFKLRVANAPSSTLLLPLHADILASLFTPEGQPYLLEVMFAMRELSGPLSLLIEMVTYSSYCNEPFSLGVLQLLKTQLETAPPHELKNIFQMLQELLVMEDPLQSQRLKYAFESEKGLLALMHQSNNVDSRRCYQCVKFLVTLAQKCAPAKDYFKDLSGHWSWAVQWLQKKMTEHYWTPQSNVSNETSTNKTFQRTISAQDTLAYATALLNEKEQSGSSNGSDGSPANENTDRSLRQGSESPMMLGDSKSDLEDVDP is encoded by the exons ATGGAGACCGAAGAGGAGCAGCACATAACGACGCTCCTCTGCATGGGGTTCCCAGACCCCGACGTGATACGGAAAGCGCTCCGGCTAGCAAAGAACGATATCAACGAGGCAGTGGCGCTCCTTACAAACGAAAGCCCCGGACTCGGGTATGGATATGAGCCGATGGAAAGCGGGCCTGCCCCCGGCTTGGGCTCGAGTGGAGACGGGGAAAACAGCGGGCGGACTGGGACGGGAGGGTTTGATCCCCCGCCCGCGTACCACGATGTAGTGGATAGCGAG aggagcaatgaTGAGAATGGGAACTGCTCCGGGGGCAGCATGGAGTTTCCCACCACCAACCTGTACGAGCTGGAGAGCAGAGTCTTTACCGACCACTGGTCCATACCATACAAGAGAGAGGAGTCCCTGGGCAAGTGTCTCATCGCGTCCACCTGCCTCGCTCGGCACG GTCTCGCCGACGCTGATGAGAACTGCAAGCGGTTTATGGATCGTTGCATGCCGGAGGCCTTTAAAAAG TTGCTGACCAGCAGTGCCGTACACAAATGGGGCACCGAGATTCACGAGGGAATCTATAACATGCTCATGCTGCTGGTGGAGCTGGTTGCAGAGAGGGTGAAGCAGGACCCCGTACCCGTAAACCTGATGGGAGTCCTGACTATG GCCTTCAACCCTGATAACGAGTACCATTTTAAGAACCGGATGAAGGCCTGTCAGAGGAACTGGGCTGAAGTTTTTGGGGATGAGGCCAACATGTTTGCCGTCTCTCCTAGCAACACCTATCAGAAA GAGCCTCATGGTTGGCTGGTTGATTTGGTGAATCGA TTTGGAGAGTTGGGAGGATTCACTGCCATCCAGACGAAGCTCAACACAGACGAAATTGAGATTGCT TGTGTCTCAGCTCTTGTCCAGCCTCTTGGAGTTGGTGCAGAATACCTTAACTCCAGCCTTGTCCAG CCCATGCTCGATCCAGTCATCCATAAGATGATCACATATGTGCAGAACCTGGAGGAAAAGGACCTTAAAGACAAG CGTCTTGTGAGCATCCCAGACCTGCTGTCGGCCATCAAGCTGCTGTGTATGAGGTTCCAGAGGGATTTGGTTACTGTGGTGGATGACCTGCGGCTGGACACACTGCTGCGCATGCTCAAAACCCCCCACTTCTCTACCAAGATGAACTCCCTCAAAGAG GTGACAAAGTTAATAGAGGAGAGTACCGTGTCTAAGACAGTGAAAAATGCCATTGACACAGATAAACTTTTGGACTGGCTGGTAGAGAACTCAGTCCTATCAATAGCACTGGAGG GTAACATTGATCAGGCTCAGTACTGTGAGAGAATTAAGGGAATCATTGAGCTGCTGGGGAGTAAACTGTCGCTGGATGAACTCTCCAAGATCTGGAAAATACAG GCAGGCCAGTCATCAACTGTGATAGAAAACATTCATACAAtcattgctgctgctgctgtgaagttCAGCTTTGATCAGCTCACCCACCTCTTCGTCCTCATCCAGAAG AGCTGGGAGATTGAGAGTGACCGCGTGAGGCAGAAGCTGCTCAGTCTGATCGGGAGGATTGGCAGAGAAGCTCGCTCTGAAACTACAACTGGAAAG GTGCTGGAGGTGCTGTGGGAGCTGGCTCACCTCCCCACCCTGCCTACCAGTCTAGTTCAGCAGGCGTTGGAGGAGCACTTGGGGATTCTGAGCGACGCCTACGCTGTCAAGGAGACCGTGAAACGCAGTTATATCATTAAATGTATTGAGGACATTAAGAAG GCTTCTCAGCAGAGCAGTCCTCAGGCAGTCTGGGTTGTTCCTGCTCTCCGTCAGCTGCACGAGATCACCCGTTCTTTCATCAAGCAGACCTATCAGAAACAAGACAAG AGCATCATCCAAGACTTGAAGAAGAACTTTGAGATCGTCAAACTGATCACGGGATCCCTTGTGTGCTGCCACCGGCTGGCTGTTACAGCGGGGGGAAATAACGGCCTGTCAAGCTCAACTCTGGTGGATGGACGATACACCTACCAGGAG TATCTGGATAGCCACCTGCGCTTCCTGGCCTTCTTCCTCCAGGAGGCAAGCCTATACCTGGTCTGGAACAGGGCCAAGGAGCTCTGGGAGTGCTTGGTGTCAGGGCCAGATGTCTGTGAGCTGGACCGTGAG ATGTGTTTTGAGTGGTTCACCAAAGGACAACATGACCTCGAGAGTGATGTTCAGCAGCAGCTCTTCAAGGAGAAGATCCTTAAACTGGAGCCCTATGAGATCACCATGAATG GCTTCAATCTGTTTAAGACCTTCTTTGAGAACGTTAATCTGTGTGACCATCGCCTCAAACGCCAGGGAACTCAGCTG TGTGTGGAACGACTTGACCTGGCAGGGATGGATTTTATCTGGCGCATCGCCATGGAAACCCCTGATGAAGAGATAGCCAATGAAGCAATCCAGCTCATTATTACGTATAGCTATACCAACCTCAATCCCAAAATGAAGAAG GATTCTGTGTCTTTGCACAAGAAGTTCATTGCTGATTGTTACAAGCGACTAGAG GCAGCCAGCTCGGCCCTGGGTGGGCCTACTTTGACACATGCTGTTACTAGGGCAACCAAGATGCTGACGGCCACTGCCATGCCGACTGTGGCCACATCTGTACAATCACCATCCAGGTACAGAGGGGGGTTTGG ATCCACTAAGCTGGTGATAATCGAAAGACTGCTGCTACTGGCTGAACGCTACGTCATCACTATAGAG gATATGTATTCAGTTCCTCGCACTATTCTACCTCACGGGGCCTCGTACAATGGACATCCTGTCACTCTTCACATCACATATGAGTCAACCAAAGACACTTTCACGTTAGAG ACCCACAGTAATGAGACAGTAGGAAGTATCCGGTGGAAGATAGCAGAGCACTTGAGCTGTCCGGTGGATAATGTCCAGATCTTTGCCAATGACAGTGTG TTGACCATGAACCGGGACCAGAAGCTGCTGTCCCAGCTCGGCTTCAGTGACGAGCAAAGCCTGACTGTGAAGAGCTCAGGCACTGGCACTCCCTCCGGCAGCTCTGAGTCCTCGGCCTCCGCCTCCAGCAGTTCCAGCTCTGCTGTCTTCAACTCTGCCTATGCCTTGGAGCAG GAGAAGTCCCTGCCCGGTGTGGTGATGGCTTTGGTGTGTAATGTTTTTGAGATGCTTTACCAGCTGGCTAACCTAGATGAATCCAG GATAACCATTCGTGTGAGGAAGCTGTTGCTGCTGATTCCAACAGATCCAGAAGTGCAGGATGCTCTCGACAACTTTGTTCCCAAAGAATCCAGCGTCTGGAGCCACCAG AAGACACTGTTCCAGGGTACAGGCTCTCGTTCTCCATCTATAGCCTCCAAGCAGCAGCACCAGCCCAGTGCCGCATCCATCTTGGAGTCCCTCTTCAGATCCTCAGCCCCGGGCATGTCCACCTTCAGAGTGCTATACAACCTGGAG gTGTTGAGTTCAAAGCTTATGCCCACATCGGATGATGAGATGGCCAAAACCAGCAGCAAGTCCTTCTGTGAGAACTTCCTTAAAGCAGGAGGACTCAG tctggtggtgaaTGTTATGCAGAGAGATTCCATCCCGTCAGAGGTGGACTATGAGACCCGACAAGGAGTCTACTCAATCTGTCTTCAGCTGGCCAG GTTTCTTCTGGTTGGCCAGAGCATGCCTGCGGTGCTGGATGATGATGTGATCAGGGATGGCGAGGCGCTGTCCTCTCGTCCATTTCGTAACGCTGGACGGACTGGGCGACAGCTGTCTCTTTGTGGAACTCCAGAGAAGTCCTCCTACAGACAGATGTCTTTGTCCGAGCGTTCCTCCATAAGAGTCGAGGAGATCATTCCTGCTGCTCGTGTTGCGATTCAG ACCATGGAGGTGGGCGACTTCACCTCCACTGTGGCCTGTTTCATGCGCCTAACCTGGGCAGCTGCAGCAGGCCGATTGGATCTGGTTGGCAGCccgcagccaatcagagagacCCACAGCTCCCTTCTGCCACAGGGAGTCCGCACCAGAGTCAGCAGTACAG gAAGTAACTGCAGCTCCAGCAGTGAGGGCGAGACCACGCCAACTGCATTGCATGCAGGGATATGTGTCCGGCAGCAGAGTGTCTCTATCAAAGATGCCATCATTGCCCGCGAGGCTCTGTCACTGctggttacctgtctgcagTTACGTTGCCAGCAGCTAT GTTCTTTTTACAACCTCCCCTCTGTCAATGATTTCATCATCGATATTCTGCTGGGATCTCCTAGTGGAGAG ATCCGCCGTGTTGCTTGTGACCAGCTCTACACCCTGAGCCAGTCTGACACTTCAGCCTTCGCAGAAGTCCAGAAACCCAACTTGTTCCTCCTCTCGGTCATTCTCACCGCTCAGCTGCCATTATGGAGTCCCACATCTGTCATGAGAGGGGTCAACCAGAG GTTGTTGTCCCAGTGCACTGAGTACTTTGACCTAAGATGTCAGCTTCTGGATGACCTCACCA CTTCAGAGATGGAGGTGGTAAAAGTGAGTGCAGCCACAATGCTGGAGGACGAGATCTCTTGGCTTGACAACTTTGAGCCTAGTTGGAGCTCTGAGATGGAGACCAGTGAGGCGGACAACATCCTCCTGGCAGGACACCTCCGCCTCATCAAGACCTTGCTCTCACTCTGTGGCAATGAGAAGGAACATCTCGGTGAGCGCAAACAAG GTCCGTCTCTGATCCAGCAGTTGCTGGATGACTTCCTGTTTCGAGCCTCGCGCATCATCATTAACAGTTCGAACCCCACGCCCTCCCCCGCCCCCAGCCATGACTTCCACCCTAA GTGCAGCACAGCCAGCAGCCGGCTGGCAGCCTATGAGGTGTTGGTGATGCTGGCAGATAGCTCTCTCTCGAACCTCCGACTAATCACCAGGGAGCTCATGTCTATGCACCACCAGTCTGATCCTTCCCTCTGCAAGGAGTTTGAT tATCTACCCCCTGTAGAGAGCCGGTCCGTCTCAGGTTTTGTTGGGTTGAAGAACGGTGGAGCCACATGTTACATGAAtgctgtgtttcagcagctctACATGCAGCCTGGTCTACCAGAG GCTTTCCTGTCCATTGAAGATGACACCGATCAGCCAGAAGAGAGCGTTTTCTACCAGGTCCAGTCTTTGTTTGGCCACCTGATGGAGAGCAAACTGCAGTACTACGTACCTGAGAACTTCTGGAAG ATCTTCAAGATGTGGAACAAGGAGTTGTATGTACGAGAACAGCAGGATGCTTATGAATTCTTCACTAGCCTGGTGGACCAGCTTGACGAACATCTCAAG AAAATGGGTCGAGAGCAGatcttcaaaaacacatttcagggAATCTTCTCCGACCAGAAGATTTGTAAAGACTGTCCTCACCG GTACGAGCGTGAAGAAACGTTCATGGCTTTGAACCTTGGAGTGACGTCTTGTCAAAGTTTGGAGATCTCATTGGACCAATTTGTCAGAGGAGAGGTGCTGGAGGGCAGTAACGCCTACTACTGTGAGAAATGCAAGGAGaag AGAACCACAGTGAAGAGGACGTGTATCAAATCCCTGCCCAGCGTTCTCTGCATTCACCTCATGCGCTTCGGCTTTGACTGGGAAAGCGGGCGCTCCATCAAATATGACGAACAGATTAGG TTCCCCTGGGTGCTGAACATGGAGCCCTACACCGTATCTGGAATGGCTCGTCAAGACTGCAGCGGAGAGGGCGGAGAGGGGCGAGGCGATGGGACCTCAGGAGGGTCACCAAGGAAGAAAGTCACGATTTCAGAGAACTACGAACTCGTGGGAGTTGTTGTCCACAGCGGTCAGGCACATGCCGGACACTATTACTCCTTCATTAAAGACAGACG TGGTGGCGCCCGTGGACGTTGGTACAAGTTCAATGACAACGTGGTGGAGGAGTTTGATATGAATGATGAAACTCTGGAGTATGAGTGCTTTGGTGGAGAGTACCGTCCGAAAGTTTACGACCAAT CCAACCCATACCCTGATGTGAGGAGGAGGTACTGGAACGCCTACATGTTGTTCTATCAGAAGATCAGTGACCAGAACTCACCCGTCCTGCCCAAGAAAAGCAGAGTCAGCATCATGAGGCAGGAGGCTGAGGACCTTACACT GTCTGCCCCGTCCTCTCCCGATGTTTCTCCGCAGTCCTCTCCTCGCCCCCCCAGGGCCAACAACGACCGCCTCACCCTCCTCACCCGCTTGGTTCgcaagggagagaaaaagggcCTGTTTGTAGAGAAGATGCCTGCCAGCATCTATCAG aTGGTGAGAGATGAGAATCTCAAGTTCATGAGGAACAGAGACGTCTACAACAGCGACTACTTCAACTTCACCCTCTCCCTGGCCTCCGTCAACGCA ACAAAGCTGAAGCATCCAGACTACCAGCCTATGGCCAAAGAGAGTCTTCAgctggctgttcactttctctttcaCACCTACCTACACACCAAAAAGAAACTCCG GGTGGACACAGAGGAGTGGATGGCAACAGTGGAGGTGTTGCTGTCTAAGAGCTGTGAAGCGTGCCAGTGGATGGTGCAGTACCTGGTTGAACCAGAGGGACGAGAGATTACCAG AGTTTGTCTGTTGGAGTGCAGTGTAAGGGAGGTGAGGGTGGTGGTTGCAGCCATCCTTGAAAAGACTCTTGAGAGCGCGCTTCACTTTAGAGACCCGGGATTGGACAGCCTGACCGACGCCCTGCTTTCCTTGTTGGACAAAGATGTTCCTGAGAATGTGAAAAACTGTGCGCAATACTTCGGTCTCTTCAGTAACTTCGCTCAGAGG gGTTGCGGTCCTTGCCAGTTATTGTTGAAACACTCGGCTTATCGCCGGATGCTCATCTTTCTGTTGGGACCCAATAGGCAAAACAACCAG AACCGGAGGTGGAGTCCAGCTCAGGCTCGGGAGTTCCTTCACCTCCACAGCACTCTGGCCCTCATCACTCTGCACTCTGAGCTCGGCCCCCAGCGGACGCAGG CTCCAGAAGGGTTTAAACTGCGCGTGGCTAACGCCCCGTCCTCCACCCTGCTCCTTCCCCTCCATGCGGACATCCTGGCCTCACTCTTCACTCCAGAGGGACAGCCTTACCTTCTGGAG GTGATGTTCGCCATGCGCGAGTTGTCAGGTCCCCTGTCTCTCCTCATAGAGATGGTGACCTACAGTTCGTACTGTAACGAGCCCTTCTCCCTGggtgtgctgcagctgctcaaG ACCCAGCTGGAGACGGCTCCACCTCATGAACTGAAGAACATTTTTCAGATGCTGCAGGAGCTACTC GTAATGGAGGACCCTCTGCAATCTCAAAGACTCAAGTATGCTTTTGAGTCAGAGAAAGGCCTTTTAG CTTTGATGCACCAGAGCAATAATGTGGACAGCAGGCGCTGCTACCAGTGTGTGAAGTTCCTGGTCACGTTGGCCCAGAA GTGTGCACCAGCCAAGGATTACTTCAAGGACTTGTCTGGTCACTGGAGCTGGGCTGTACAGTGGCTACAGAAAAAG ATGACAGAACATTACTGGACTCCACAGAGCAACGTTTCCAATGAGACATCCACCAATAAAACCTTCCAGCGTACTATCTCGGCACAG GATACCTTGGCCTATGCCACAGCGTTGTTGAACGAAAAGGAGCAGTCTGGTAGCAGTAACGGCTCTGATGGCAGCccagcaaatgaaaacacagatcGCAGCCTCCGACAG GGGTCGGAGTCTCCGATGATGCTCGGCGATTCGAAGAGCGATCTAGAAGATGTAGACCCCTAG